The following coding sequences lie in one Silene latifolia isolate original U9 population chromosome 5, ASM4854445v1, whole genome shotgun sequence genomic window:
- the LOC141656387 gene encoding putative receptor-like protein kinase At2g23200 isoform X2 — protein sequence MLLPGFTVGKNATNLKEFFVDINSTGKFRIHFVPSVAVSAAFGFVNAIELFSTGLNFSKVQMKSNVLEKIYRINVGGMEVNSSDDPLWRTWVEDDQYLVSKSDTINAKFYSEEIKYYPQLGAAKPDDAPDFVYRTAKTLKNNGKYNLTWEFNATKVGVHLVRLHFCDIIGVNGPYLINVYINGKLMEGNLNPYTITYMNEPAVPFYRDYPHVEVGNVEMIKVSLEPVNSTGIFLNGLEIMLLKNGTALDPLDGDGSHLKVIVPVVIAAIALIVALIAVVLFNLRRRKSKSVEESEWGVISMYGVSSNHKSSKTSSSHASNLQNLHLGLKIPFDYIQKATNNFDASLIIGEGGFGKVYKALFKNGVKVAVKRSSPDHGQGLAEFQTEIMVLSQIRHRHLVSLIGYCYEDDEMILVYEFMEKGTLREHLYDDSKGIAISSNCLGLNWIQRLEICIGAAKGLHYLHTGSDRGIIHRDVKSTNILLDDHYVAKVADFGLSRLGHLEQAYVSTDVKGTLGYLDPEYYGCMQLTEKSDVYSFGVVLLEVLCARPVINRALPSEQVNLAHWGMICIEQGKVEHIIDPSIAGEVTETALTKFTEAAAKCLTEGSAERPPMSDVIWDLEYALLLQRAATEGEVPGDTMTDASLNMPMPGDSQLFSSLSFSDVNNDVTITSTREVSSQLKVEI from the coding sequence ATGCTTCTACCTGGGTTTACTGTCGGAAAGAATGCTACAAACCTGAAGGAGTTTTTTGTGGATATCAATTCTACAGGGAAGTTTCGTATCCATTTCGTTCCTAGTGTCGCTGTATCAGCAGCTTTTGGTTTTGTTAATGCAATTGAATTGTTTTCTACCGGTTTGAATTTTAGTAAAGTTCAGATGAAGTCGAATGTTTTGGAAAAGATTTATAGAATTAATGTTGGGGGTATGGAGGTTAATTCATCAGATGATCCCCTATGGCGGACCTGGGTTGAGGATGATCAATACCTTGTCAGCAAGAGCGATACGATAAATGCAAAGTTTTACAGTGAGGAGATTAAATATTATCCTCAGCTTGGAGCAGCCAAGCCTGATGATGCCCCAGATTTTGTGTATAGAACAGCAAAAACTTTGAAAAACAATGGGAAATATAATCTCACTTGGGAGTTCAATGCGACTAAAGTAGGTGTTCATTTAGTCCGGTTGCATTTCTGCGACATTATTGGGGTTAATGGACCCTACTTGATTAATGTCTACATTAATGGGAAATTGATGGAGGGAAATTTAAATCCGTATACAATTACATATATGAATGAACCTGCAGTTCCTTTTTATAGGGATTATCCTCATGTAGAGGTCGGTAATGTCGAGATGATTAAAGTCAGTTTAGAACCTGTCAATAGCACTGGTATTTTCCTGAATGGATTAGAAATTATGCTGCTTAAGAATGGAACAGCTTTAGATCCTTTAGACGGTGATGGTTCCCATTTGAAGGTCATAGTTCCTGTGGTTATCGCTGCAATCGCTTTAATTGTTGCTCTTATTGCTGTTGTTTTGTTTAATTTGAGACGAAGGAAAAGCAAGTCAGTCGAAGAGTCTGAGTGGGGAGTGATATCCATGTATGGTGTGAGCTCTAACCACAAGAGCTCTAAGACATCATCGTCTCATGCCTCAAATTTACAAAATTTGCATCTAGGATTGAAAATACCATTTGATTATATTCAGAAAGCGACTAATAACTTTGATGCAAGCTTGATTATAGGAGAAGGCGGGTTTGGAAAGGTGTACAAGGCGTTGTTTAAAAACGGCGTTAAAGTTGCTGTCAAGAGAAGTAGTCCTGACCATGGTCAAGGACTTGCAGAGTTCCAGACAGAGATTATGGTTCTGTCCCAAATTCGACACCGTCATTTAGTTTCCTTGATTGGTTATTGCTATGAAGATGATGAAATGATCTTGGTTTACGAGTTCATGGAAAAAGGGACGTTAAGGGAACACTTGTATGATGATTCAAAGGGGATCGCCATTTCATCTAATTGTCTCGGACTGAATTGGATTCAGAGGCTTGAGATATGCATTGGGGCCGCTAAAGGGCTTCACTACCTCCATACAGGTTCCGATAGGGGAATCATTCATCGTGATGTCAAGTCTACCAATATATTACTAGACGATCATTACGTTGCTAAGGTTGCTGACTTTGGACTATCGAGATTAGGCCATCTTGAACAAGCCTATGTTAGTACAGACGTGAAGGGTACATTAGGGTATCTAGATCCTGAATACTACGGATGTATGCAATTGACGGAGAAATCTGATGTGTACTCGTTTGGTGTTGTCCTTCTCGAAGTATTATGTGCAAGACCGGTAATTAACCGTGCACTTCCAAGTGAACAAGTGAACTTAGCACACTGGGGAATGATTTGTATCGAACAAGGGAAAGTCGAGCATATAATTGACCCGTCAATTGCAGGAGAGGTAACCGAGACTGCCCTGACTAAGTTCACTGAGGCAGCTGCAAAGTGTTTAACGGAAGGTTCAGCGGAAAGACCTCCGATGTCAGATGTAATTTGGGATTTGGAGTATGCCCTTTTGCTTCAAAGAGCGGCAACTGAAGGAGAAGTGCCAGGTGACACGATGACCGATGCTTCCTTGAACATGCCAATGCCTGGTGACAGCCAACTCTTTTCTTCTTTGAGTTTCTCTGATGTGAACAATGATGTTACCATCACTAGTACTCGTGAAGTATCGTCTCAGCTTAAAGTTGAAATTTGA
- the LOC141656387 gene encoding putative receptor-like protein kinase At2g23200 isoform X1, with amino-acid sequence MEIHLFSMFVLLIFFTSVTSVYSDSFFINCGSSVAVNDSTGRTFFGDVKPSRFHLHAHHSKVVTGPAPVSLYSTARVFTKPSSYAFDIRTTGIYILRFHFVALPSLPPLSEAQFNVSAAGHMLLPGFTVGKNATNLKEFFVDINSTGKFRIHFVPSVAVSAAFGFVNAIELFSTGLNFSKVQMKSNVLEKIYRINVGGMEVNSSDDPLWRTWVEDDQYLVSKSDTINAKFYSEEIKYYPQLGAAKPDDAPDFVYRTAKTLKNNGKYNLTWEFNATKVGVHLVRLHFCDIIGVNGPYLINVYINGKLMEGNLNPYTITYMNEPAVPFYRDYPHVEVGNVEMIKVSLEPVNSTGIFLNGLEIMLLKNGTALDPLDGDGSHLKVIVPVVIAAIALIVALIAVVLFNLRRRKSKSVEESEWGVISMYGVSSNHKSSKTSSSHASNLQNLHLGLKIPFDYIQKATNNFDASLIIGEGGFGKVYKALFKNGVKVAVKRSSPDHGQGLAEFQTEIMVLSQIRHRHLVSLIGYCYEDDEMILVYEFMEKGTLREHLYDDSKGIAISSNCLGLNWIQRLEICIGAAKGLHYLHTGSDRGIIHRDVKSTNILLDDHYVAKVADFGLSRLGHLEQAYVSTDVKGTLGYLDPEYYGCMQLTEKSDVYSFGVVLLEVLCARPVINRALPSEQVNLAHWGMICIEQGKVEHIIDPSIAGEVTETALTKFTEAAAKCLTEGSAERPPMSDVIWDLEYALLLQRAATEGEVPGDTMTDASLNMPMPGDSQLFSSLSFSDVNNDVTITSTREVSSQLKVEI; translated from the coding sequence ATGGAAATACACTTATTCTCCATGTTCGTCTTACTGATATTCTTTACATCAGTTACTTCAGTATATTCTGATTCTTTTTTCATCAACTGCGGCTCCTCTGTGGCCGTCAACGACTCAACCGGACGCACTTTCTTTGGTGACGTAAAACCGTCCAGATTCCACTTGCATGCTCACCACAGTAAAGTCGTTACAGGCCCAGCTCCAGTATCGTTATACTCAACTGCCAGAGTCTTCACTAAACCATCCAGCTATGCCTTTGATATTCGAACAACTGGAATTTACATTTTACGCTTCCATTTCGTCGCCCTCCCGTCTTTGCCACCCCTTTCTGAGGCACAATTCAATGTCTCGGCTGCTGGACATATGCTTCTACCTGGGTTTACTGTCGGAAAGAATGCTACAAACCTGAAGGAGTTTTTTGTGGATATCAATTCTACAGGGAAGTTTCGTATCCATTTCGTTCCTAGTGTCGCTGTATCAGCAGCTTTTGGTTTTGTTAATGCAATTGAATTGTTTTCTACCGGTTTGAATTTTAGTAAAGTTCAGATGAAGTCGAATGTTTTGGAAAAGATTTATAGAATTAATGTTGGGGGTATGGAGGTTAATTCATCAGATGATCCCCTATGGCGGACCTGGGTTGAGGATGATCAATACCTTGTCAGCAAGAGCGATACGATAAATGCAAAGTTTTACAGTGAGGAGATTAAATATTATCCTCAGCTTGGAGCAGCCAAGCCTGATGATGCCCCAGATTTTGTGTATAGAACAGCAAAAACTTTGAAAAACAATGGGAAATATAATCTCACTTGGGAGTTCAATGCGACTAAAGTAGGTGTTCATTTAGTCCGGTTGCATTTCTGCGACATTATTGGGGTTAATGGACCCTACTTGATTAATGTCTACATTAATGGGAAATTGATGGAGGGAAATTTAAATCCGTATACAATTACATATATGAATGAACCTGCAGTTCCTTTTTATAGGGATTATCCTCATGTAGAGGTCGGTAATGTCGAGATGATTAAAGTCAGTTTAGAACCTGTCAATAGCACTGGTATTTTCCTGAATGGATTAGAAATTATGCTGCTTAAGAATGGAACAGCTTTAGATCCTTTAGACGGTGATGGTTCCCATTTGAAGGTCATAGTTCCTGTGGTTATCGCTGCAATCGCTTTAATTGTTGCTCTTATTGCTGTTGTTTTGTTTAATTTGAGACGAAGGAAAAGCAAGTCAGTCGAAGAGTCTGAGTGGGGAGTGATATCCATGTATGGTGTGAGCTCTAACCACAAGAGCTCTAAGACATCATCGTCTCATGCCTCAAATTTACAAAATTTGCATCTAGGATTGAAAATACCATTTGATTATATTCAGAAAGCGACTAATAACTTTGATGCAAGCTTGATTATAGGAGAAGGCGGGTTTGGAAAGGTGTACAAGGCGTTGTTTAAAAACGGCGTTAAAGTTGCTGTCAAGAGAAGTAGTCCTGACCATGGTCAAGGACTTGCAGAGTTCCAGACAGAGATTATGGTTCTGTCCCAAATTCGACACCGTCATTTAGTTTCCTTGATTGGTTATTGCTATGAAGATGATGAAATGATCTTGGTTTACGAGTTCATGGAAAAAGGGACGTTAAGGGAACACTTGTATGATGATTCAAAGGGGATCGCCATTTCATCTAATTGTCTCGGACTGAATTGGATTCAGAGGCTTGAGATATGCATTGGGGCCGCTAAAGGGCTTCACTACCTCCATACAGGTTCCGATAGGGGAATCATTCATCGTGATGTCAAGTCTACCAATATATTACTAGACGATCATTACGTTGCTAAGGTTGCTGACTTTGGACTATCGAGATTAGGCCATCTTGAACAAGCCTATGTTAGTACAGACGTGAAGGGTACATTAGGGTATCTAGATCCTGAATACTACGGATGTATGCAATTGACGGAGAAATCTGATGTGTACTCGTTTGGTGTTGTCCTTCTCGAAGTATTATGTGCAAGACCGGTAATTAACCGTGCACTTCCAAGTGAACAAGTGAACTTAGCACACTGGGGAATGATTTGTATCGAACAAGGGAAAGTCGAGCATATAATTGACCCGTCAATTGCAGGAGAGGTAACCGAGACTGCCCTGACTAAGTTCACTGAGGCAGCTGCAAAGTGTTTAACGGAAGGTTCAGCGGAAAGACCTCCGATGTCAGATGTAATTTGGGATTTGGAGTATGCCCTTTTGCTTCAAAGAGCGGCAACTGAAGGAGAAGTGCCAGGTGACACGATGACCGATGCTTCCTTGAACATGCCAATGCCTGGTGACAGCCAACTCTTTTCTTCTTTGAGTTTCTCTGATGTGAACAATGATGTTACCATCACTAGTACTCGTGAAGTATCGTCTCAGCTTAAAGTTGAAATTTGA